CAAAGTGGCGCTGTTCCTCGCCTCCACTCAAAACATGCCGAGAATCAAGGATGCCGGCATGAACTTCGGGATCGCCCCGCACCCTTATTTTGAAGGCGGGAAAATCGTGACCCCGACCGGAAGCTGGCACGTGGGCATTTCGAAATATTCGACGAAAAAGGAAGCGGCCGCCAAGTTCGTCCAGTTTTTGACGCTCGGCAAAGGCTCGAAAATCTGGTTCGACGAAAACGGTGCGCTCCCGGCCAGCAAGGAGCTGCTCGATCAAATCGACAAAGATTCGAAGTATCAGGAGTTTCCGAACAACATCATGAAGCTGGCGGCAAGCGAAGCGCGGGAAACGGCGGCTCCGCGCCCGAAAACGCCGGGTTACCTGGAATGGGAAAACAACGTCAACAAAGCGTTCGAGGATATCAAAAACGGCTCCGACCCGAAAAAGGCGCTCGACGATGCCGCAGCTTTGATCGACAATCAGCTGAAGAAATACCAGTCCGTCGTCAAATAAACAAGTGGATAAGGATGGGGAATCCATGTTTCCCATCCTCTCTTTTTAAGATCCCAGAATTGAAGGGGTAAGCTGTCATGAAAAAAGAAACCATTGCGCCGTATCTGTTTTTGCTTCCGGCTATTGTAGGGCTCGGCATGTTCAAATTGTATCCCGTTTTGAGCGGGCTTCGGCAAAGCTTTTACGCGCCGGCCTTCTTGCAGGCAAGCGAAACGTTTATCGGCTTGAAAAACTATATATCGCTTTTCACCGACCCGGTATTTTGGAGCTCGCTGAAAATTTCCCTGCTGTTCAATTTGTTCGTGAATCCGATTCAAATTTTTCTCGCCTTTATGCTGGCGCTTTTGCTGAATTCGAAATTGAAGCATATCGGCATTTTCCGAGGCATCCATTTCGTTCCGGTCGCCGTGTCGATTCCGACGGCATGTATATTGTGGAACATCATGCTGAGCCCGGAGCAGGGCGTGGTCAACTCGGTGCTGGTCGGACTGGGCCTGGAGCCGCAGCCTTTCCTGACCGGCAGCAAGCAGGCGCTCGCCTCCATTATCGGCATCGCCACGTGGAAAGGCGTAGGGTATTGGGCGATATTTTTGCTCGCCGGACTGCAGGAGGTGCCGGAATCGCTTTACGAAGCGTCGTCCATGGACGGCGCGTCCCGCTTCGAGCAGTTTAAGCAGGTCACCTTTCCGATGATGAAACGCTCGCTGACGTTTGTCGCGGTATCGGTAACCGTTTCCAACTTTTTGCTGTTCTCGCCGATGTACATTTTGACGCAGGGCGGACCGGAGCACAGCACGAACGTGCTGATGCTGGAAAGCTATAACAGCGCCTTCCTGTACTCGGATACGGGCAGAGCGTCGGCGATTGTGATCATTTTGCTGCTGATGACTTTATGCATCGTTGCTTTGCAGTTCAAATTCCTCAAGGCCAAACATTAGAAAAGGTGAGCTTATGAACCGTAAAAAAGGCTCTGTACCGCTGCTGTATGTCATTCATACGATCCTGGGGCTGATCGTGCTGCTGCCCCTGGCGTTTGCGCTCGTTTCGTCGCTGCGTCCGCTGGACGACATTTTCCGCTATATGTCCCCGGTTTCCTGGAAAACGTTCGTCCCCGTGCATATCACGATGGATGCGTATGTCTCGCTTTTTGTGGAAAGAGGTTTTGGCAGAATCTTCTTCAACACGTTTTACGTTTCTTTCGTTACCGTCCTGTTCGGGCTGATCATCGCTTCCATGGCTGCTTTTGCTTTTGTGTATTTCGAATTCAAGGGCCGGTCGCTGCTGTTTTTTCTCGTGCTGCTGACGTTCATGATTCCGTTCGAGGTCATCGCGATTCCTCTGTACAGCCTCGTCGATCAATTGGGCTGGATCGATACGTATTCCGGCATCATCGTTCCGGGTCTGGCCAATGGCCTCGTCATTTTCCTGTACCGGCAGTTTTTCCTCGACCTGCCGAAAGCGCTGATCGAATCGGCGCGGATCGACGGAGCGTCCTGGTCCAGAATTTATGCGGGCATCATTATGCCGCTCTGCAAACCCGTCACGGTAAGCGCCGGCCTGCTTATTTTTATCCACCAATGGGAATCGTTCATGTGGCCACTCATTGCAACCCGGTCCAAAGATTA
The window above is part of the Paenibacillus hamazuiensis genome. Proteins encoded here:
- a CDS encoding carbohydrate ABC transporter permease; the protein is MKKETIAPYLFLLPAIVGLGMFKLYPVLSGLRQSFYAPAFLQASETFIGLKNYISLFTDPVFWSSLKISLLFNLFVNPIQIFLAFMLALLLNSKLKHIGIFRGIHFVPVAVSIPTACILWNIMLSPEQGVVNSVLVGLGLEPQPFLTGSKQALASIIGIATWKGVGYWAIFLLAGLQEVPESLYEASSMDGASRFEQFKQVTFPMMKRSLTFVAVSVTVSNFLLFSPMYILTQGGPEHSTNVLMLESYNSAFLYSDTGRASAIVIILLLMTLCIVALQFKFLKAKH
- a CDS encoding carbohydrate ABC transporter permease; this translates as MNRKKGSVPLLYVIHTILGLIVLLPLAFALVSSLRPLDDIFRYMSPVSWKTFVPVHITMDAYVSLFVERGFGRIFFNTFYVSFVTVLFGLIIASMAAFAFVYFEFKGRSLLFFLVLLTFMIPFEVIAIPLYSLVDQLGWIDTYSGIIVPGLANGLVIFLYRQFFLDLPKALIESARIDGASWSRIYAGIIMPLCKPVTVSAGLLIFIHQWESFMWPLIATRSKDYKVIQVALSDFITEFATYWNEMFAGAMIAVIIPVIVLLPLQRYFVNGIANTGSKE